One Sphaeramia orbicularis chromosome 21, fSphaOr1.1, whole genome shotgun sequence DNA window includes the following coding sequences:
- the LOC115412876 gene encoding RCC1 and BTB domain-containing protein 1, with protein sequence MVDVTKWPIFSLMGPQELASIRKACVFGTSANEAIYVTNDDEVHVFGLNCSNCLGTGDSQSTIVPKKLDFLSGRKVVSLSYGSGPHILLATEDGELFAWGHNGYSQLGNGTTNQGVAPVLVSANLLNKRVTEVACGSHHSMALTDSGEVYAWGYNNCGQVGSGSTANQPTPRRVSNCLQNKVAVGIVCGQTSSLAVVDNGEVYGWGYNGNGQLGLGNNGNQLTPCRLIALQGLCVQQIVSGYAHCLALTDEGLLYAWGANTYGQLGTGNKSNQLSPVQIMTEKERIVEIAACHSTHTSAAKTQSGQVYMWGQCRGQSIVLPHLTHFTCTDDIFACFATPSVMWRLLTMEHDDFLTVAQSLKKEFDNPETADLKFCVDGKYIYVHKAVLKIRCEHFRSMFQSHWNEDMKEVIDIDQFSYPVYRSFLEFLYTDTVELPPEDAIGLLDLATSYCENRLKRLCQIIIKRGITVENAFSLLSAAVRYDAEDLEEFCFKFCVNHLTEVTQTAAFWQIDGNLLKDFICRASRCGAFKN encoded by the exons ATGGTGGATGTGACAAAATGGCCCATCTTCAGCCTGATGGGGCCCCAGGAGCTAGCCTCAATACGAAAAGCATGTGTTTTTGGAACGTCTGCTAATGAAGCTATCTACGTAACCAATGACGACGAG GTGCACGTTTTTGGGCTGAACTGTAGTAACTGTCTGGGAACTGGGGACAGCCAGAGCACCATTGTACCCAAAAAACTGGACTTCCTGAGTGGGAGGAAGGTGGTCAGTTTGAGCTACGGCAGTGGACCCCACATCCTACTGGCCACCGAGG ATGGTGAGCTGTTCGCCTGGGGTCATAATGGCTACAGCCAACTGGGAAATGGGACGACCAACCAAGGCGTAGCTCCAGTGCTGGTGTCGGCCAACTTGCTCAATAAGAGGGTCACAGAGGTGGCCTGTGGTTCTCACCATTCAATGGCTCTGACGGACTCAGGAGAG GTGTATGCGTGGGGCTACAACAACTGTGGTCAAGTGGGTTCCGGCTCCACGGCGAACCAGCCCACACCTCGCCGAGTGTCCAACTGCCTGCAGAACAAGGTGGCCGTCGGTATCGTCTGTGGTCAGACCTCCTCTCTGGCGGTCGTGGACAATGGAGAG gTGTACGGTTGGGGTTATAATGGAAACGGACAGCTTGGACTTGGGAATAATGGGAACCAGCTGACTCCATGTCGCCTCATAGCTCTGCAGGGTTTATGTGTGCAACAG attgtCTCTGGCTATGCCCACTGTCTGGCCCTCACCGATGAAGGATTGCTCTACGCCTGGGGCGCCAACACATATGGACAACTGGGCACAGGCAACAAGAGCAACCAGCTGAGCCCGGTTCAGATCATGACGGAGAAAGAGAG AATCGTGGAGATCGCTGCCTGTCACTCCACACATACATCAGCTGCTAAGACCCAGAGTGGTCAGGTGTACATGTGGGGCCAGTGCCGGGGCCAGTCCATAGTCCTGCCTCACCTCACACACTTTACCTGCACTGATGACATCTTTGCATGCTTTGCCACTCCTTCAGTTATGTGGAGGCTTCTGACCATGG AACACGATGACTTCTTAACTGTGGCTCAATCTCTGAAGAAAGAGTTCGACAACCCAGAGACGGCCGACCTCAAGTTCTGCGTGGACGGCAAATATATTTACGTCCACAAAGCAGTTCTTAAAATCAG GTGTGAACACTTCAGATCAATGTTTCAGTCCCACTGGAACGAAGACATGAAGGAGGTGATTGACATCGACCAGTTCTCCTATCCCGTCTACCGCTCGTTCCTGGAGTTCCTGTACACGGACACTGTGGAGCTGCCACCCGAGGACGCCATCG GGCTTCTGGATCTGGCCACGTCCTACTGTGAGAACCGCCTCAAACGTCTGTGTCAAATCATAATCAAGAGGGGAATCACGGTGGAAAACGCCTTCTCCCTGCTCTCTGCAGCTGTGCGCTACGATGCTGAG GACCTGGAAGAGTTCTGCTTCAAGTTCTGTGTCAATCACCTGACCGAGGTGACCCAGACGGCTGCTTTCTGGCAGATCGACGGAAACCTGCTCAAGGATTTTATCTGTCGGGCCAGTCGCTGTGGAGCGTTCAAGAACTGA